The following coding sequences are from one Pigmentibacter sp. JX0631 window:
- the rsmB gene encoding 16S rRNA (cytosine(967)-C(5))-methyltransferase RsmB, with protein MSTRSGSLTRAIAIDALTHVLTRNIHSDVALEKLFASHPNLRPLDKAFIYEMVFGSLRWLAKMDWIMSHMLDRSFSSLDPRVANALRIGTYQIYYMDRVPERAAVSETVEAIKQVGVPNAASLVNAILRRVAKKSEYFPKPDKVTQAVEYYSMHHSFPQWMVERWYKQLTLERFEYLLSNNNRIPKNSLRQITRNELPNSEKDLATYLLKTQSIESSWRPLPGTLRIETLPKFNDCEAFKKGCYIVQDEAAQLATCLVQPSPTDLCLDACAAPGGKSIYLWDSGLQPENLTVCDFAQKRLKILRENFTRVGLEGAQILHGDAVEQCIGKKFNKILLDAPCSAMGVIRRHPEIKWLRTLSDIQNCAIEQARLLDGLAKNVVVGGELIYIVCSFEIEETTQQINQFLEKHPDFEKINPSERIHDFYKKYVTRENELLIYSGNPDDLDGFFGVILKKIA; from the coding sequence ATGTCAACCCGCTCTGGCTCCCTGACAAGGGCAATTGCCATTGATGCTTTAACACACGTTTTAACCCGTAATATCCATTCAGATGTTGCTTTGGAAAAACTGTTTGCGAGTCATCCTAATTTACGCCCCCTCGATAAAGCTTTTATTTATGAAATGGTTTTTGGTTCGTTACGTTGGCTTGCAAAAATGGATTGGATTATGTCTCACATGTTAGACAGATCGTTTTCCAGTTTAGATCCAAGAGTAGCAAATGCTTTAAGAATAGGTACATATCAAATTTATTATATGGATAGGGTTCCGGAAAGAGCAGCTGTATCTGAAACTGTTGAAGCTATAAAGCAGGTGGGTGTGCCAAATGCTGCATCTTTAGTAAATGCAATTTTAAGAAGAGTAGCAAAAAAATCTGAATACTTTCCTAAACCAGATAAAGTAACGCAAGCAGTTGAATATTATTCCATGCATCATTCTTTTCCTCAATGGATGGTTGAGCGTTGGTACAAACAACTCACTTTAGAAAGATTTGAATATTTATTGTCAAATAATAATCGAATACCTAAAAATAGTTTACGCCAAATTACTCGAAATGAATTGCCAAATTCCGAAAAGGATTTAGCTACATATTTGTTAAAAACTCAATCCATTGAAAGCTCTTGGCGACCGCTGCCTGGAACTTTAAGGATTGAAACGTTACCTAAATTTAACGATTGTGAAGCCTTTAAAAAAGGTTGCTATATTGTTCAGGATGAAGCAGCACAATTAGCTACTTGCTTAGTGCAACCGTCTCCAACCGACTTGTGCCTAGATGCTTGTGCCGCACCTGGAGGAAAATCTATTTACTTGTGGGATTCAGGGTTACAACCAGAAAATTTAACAGTGTGTGATTTTGCGCAAAAACGGTTAAAAATTCTCCGCGAGAATTTTACTCGAGTTGGTTTAGAGGGTGCGCAAATTTTGCATGGCGATGCTGTTGAACAATGTATTGGCAAAAAATTTAATAAAATTTTGCTAGATGCTCCTTGTTCTGCGATGGGAGTCATTCGCAGGCATCCGGAAATCAAATGGTTAAGAACGCTGAGTGATATTCAAAATTGTGCCATCGAACAAGCCAGACTTCTTGATGGATTGGCAAAAAATGTAGTGGTGGGCGGAGAGCTTATCTATATCGTTTGCAGTTTTGAAATAGAGGAAACAACACAGCAAATTAACCAATTTCTAGAAAAACATCCTGACTTTGAAAAAATAAACCCATCTGAAAGAATTCATGACTTTTATAAGAAGTATGTGACCCGTGAAAATGAATTACTTATCTATTCCGGCAATCCGGATGATCTAGACGGCTTCTTTGGGGTGATTCTGAAAAAAATTGCTTGA
- the kdsB gene encoding 3-deoxy-manno-octulosonate cytidylyltransferase, with the protein MTEMISKQNRIIIAIPARLGSTRLPGKPLLKIGNSSIISLVAQKANQLAIKIQNELNIPTELIVATDDQKIYTEVNQLNIKVVMTDSNLKNGTERVFVAVQSINEKMHLNSDDLIINIQGDEPFFSVNDIFELTKQMLINDSTPMGTMAFKRNELELFFSSSVVKVVKDKNSNALYFSRAPIPFPKDLLGATGSDWLNKIPQLKSNSFIFYHHVGVYAFRYFALKKFATELTTSALEADESLEQLRAMDAGWKILVTDCQHPPFGIDTPEDLRKAQNYEKK; encoded by the coding sequence ATGACCGAAATGATTTCAAAACAAAATCGAATTATTATAGCTATTCCAGCGCGCTTAGGCTCAACTCGATTACCAGGGAAACCTCTTTTAAAAATAGGTAATTCAAGTATAATTTCTTTAGTCGCGCAAAAAGCAAATCAATTAGCAATAAAAATTCAAAATGAATTAAATATTCCAACAGAATTGATTGTCGCAACAGACGATCAAAAAATTTATACAGAAGTAAACCAATTAAATATAAAAGTTGTAATGACAGATTCAAACTTGAAAAATGGAACTGAAAGAGTTTTCGTTGCAGTTCAAAGTATAAATGAAAAAATGCATTTAAACTCAGATGATTTAATCATTAACATACAAGGAGATGAGCCTTTCTTTTCTGTTAATGATATTTTTGAGCTGACAAAACAAATGCTAATTAATGACTCAACACCAATGGGAACAATGGCGTTTAAAAGAAATGAACTGGAGTTGTTTTTTAGCAGTTCTGTTGTCAAAGTTGTGAAAGATAAAAATTCAAATGCCCTTTACTTTTCTAGAGCACCCATTCCTTTTCCTAAGGATTTGCTAGGAGCAACTGGGTCTGATTGGCTAAATAAAATACCTCAACTAAAAAGTAATTCTTTTATTTTCTATCATCATGTGGGGGTCTATGCTTTTCGTTACTTTGCACTAAAAAAATTTGCTACCGAATTAACAACGAGTGCTTTGGAAGCGGATGAAAGTTTAGAACAACTGAGAGCGATGGATGCTGGCTGGAAAATATTAGTTACAGATTGCCAACACCCACCATTTGGTATTGATACTCCTGAAGATCTAAGAAAAGCACAAAATTATGAAAAAAAATAA